A genomic window from Carassius carassius chromosome 29, fCarCar2.1, whole genome shotgun sequence includes:
- the cnot6b gene encoding CCR4-NOT transcription complex, subunit 6b isoform X1: MPKEKYDPPDSRRMYTIMSSEEANSGKKSFWDGLEITGNVRSLSSGLWSLTHLTALHLSENSLSRIPPEIAKLNNLVFLDLSSNKIRSLPAELGNMVSLRDLLLNNNQLRVLPFELGKLFQLQTLGLKGNPLTQEVMSLYQEPDGTRRLLSYLLDNLNGAIKRIPTEPPPSRSWIVLQEPERTRPTALLTVMCYNVLCDKYATRQLYGYCPSWALNWSYRKKSIMQEILSCNADIISLQEVETEQYYNYFLVELSKQGYDGFFSPKSRARTMSESDRKHVDGCAIFYKTEKFSMVQKHTVEFNQLAMANSEGSEAMLNRVMTKDNIGVAVLLELKKELMELSSGKSVHAMEKQLLLVANAHMHWDPEYSDVKLVQTMMFLSEVKNIIDKASRSLKLSSVSGETNSIPLVLCADLNSLPDSGVVEFLSKGGVDCTHKDFKELRYSDSLTNFNCNGKNGTSNGRITHGFKLKSAYENVLMPYTNYTFDFRGVIDYIFYSRPQLNVLGVLGPLDTNWLFENNIIGCPHPHIPSDHFSLFAQLELVLPYPPLLNEDHLAGHR; the protein is encoded by the exons ATGCCCAAAGAGAAATACGACCCGCCTGATTCCAGGCGGATGTACACTATCATGTCCAGTGAGGAGGCAAACAGTGGGAAGAAATCCTTCTGGGATGGGCTTGAAATAACTG GTAATGTTCGGAGTCTCAGCTCTGGCCTTTGGTCGCTCACACacctcactgctctgcacctcaGTGAGAACTCCCTGTCACGCATCCCACCTGAAATTGCCAAGCTGAACAACCTTGTGTTCTTGGATCTGTCGTCCAATAAGATCAGGAGCCTGCCAGCAGAGCTTGGCAACATGGTGTCTCTCAG GGAtctgcttttaaataataaccaGTTGCGGGTTCTGCCATTCGAATTGGGGAAATTGTTTCAGTTACAAACACTGGGGTTAAAAG GCAATCCACTCACTCAAGAAGTTATGAGCCTCTATCAGGAGCCAGATGGTACCCGGCGACTGCTAAGCTACCTTTTGGACAATCTTAACGGTGCTATCAAGCGCA TCCCAACAGAGCCACCTCCATCCAGGTCCTGGATTGTGCTGCAGGAGCCTGAAAGAACAAGACCCACAG CCCTGTTAACTGTAATGTGCTACAACGTGTTGTGTGATAAGTACGCCACACGTCAGCTCTACGGCTACTGTCCATCCTGGGCCCTTAACTGGAGCTACAGGAAAAAGTCCATTATGCAGGAGATCCTCAGCTGCAATGCAGATATTATCAGCTTACAG GAAGTGGAGACAGAGCAGTATTACAACTACTTCCTTGTGGAGCTGAGTAAACAGGGATATGATGGATTTTTCAGCCCAAAATCCCGGGCCAGAACCATGTCTGAATCGGACAGGAAACATGTAGATGGATGTGCAATATTCTACAAGACtgaaaa ATTCAGCATGGTGCAGAAACACACAGTAGAGTTTAACCAGCTGGCTATGGCCAATTCAGAGGGCTCTGAGGCTATGTTGAATCGGGTCATGACCAAGGACAACATTGGGGTGGCTGTGTTGCTGGAGCTAAAGAAGGAGTTAATGGAGTTGTCAT CAGGTAAGTCTGTCCATGCTATGGAGAAGCAGCTCCTACTAGTGGCTAATGCTCACATGCACTGGGACCCAGAATATTCTGACGTGAAGCTGGTACAGACCATGATGTTCCTGTCAGAGGTGAAGAATATCATAGACAAAGCCTCCCGCAGTCTGAAGCTCTCCTCCGTGTCGGGAGAAACCAACAGCATCCCTTTGGTGCTTTGTGCTGACCTCAACTCACTTCCTGACTCGG GTGTAGTGGAGTTCCTGAGCAAAGGTGGGGTAGACTGCACTCACAAAGACTTCAAGGAGCTGCGCTACAGTGACAGTCTGACAAACTTCAACTGCAATGGCAAAAATGGCACATCTAATGGGAGGATCACGCATGGTTTCAAGCTAAAGAGTGCCTACGAGAACGTGCTCATGCCTTACACCAATTACACTTTTGACTTCAGA GGTGTCATTGATTACATCTTCTACTCCAGGCCACAACTAAACGTGCTGGGCGTCCTCGGGCCTTTGGACACAAACTGGCTCTTTGAGAACAATATCATTGGTTGCCCACACCCTCACATCCCCTCAGATCACTTCTCCTTGTTTGCACAACTGGAGCTGGTCCTGCCTTATCCTCCCCTTCTCAATGAAGACCACTTAGCTGGACACAGGTAG
- the cnot6b gene encoding CCR4-NOT transcription complex, subunit 6b isoform X2: MPKEKYDPPDSRRMYTIMSSEEANSGKKSFWDGLEITGNVRSLSSGLWSLTHLTALHLSENSLSRIPPEIAKLNNLVFLDLSSNKIRSLPAELGNMVSLRDLLLNNNQLRVLPFELGKLFQLQTLGLKGNPLTQEVMSLYQEPDGTRRLLSYLLDNLNGAIKRIPTEPPPSRSWIVLQEPERTRPTALLTVMCYNVLCDKYATRQLYGYCPSWALNWSYRKKSIMQEILSCNADIISLQEVETEQYYNYFLVELSKQGYDGFFSPKSRARTMSESDRKHVDGCAIFYKTEKFSMVQKHTVEFNQLAMANSEGSEAMLNRVMTKDNIGVAVLLELKKELMELSCKSVHAMEKQLLLVANAHMHWDPEYSDVKLVQTMMFLSEVKNIIDKASRSLKLSSVSGETNSIPLVLCADLNSLPDSGVVEFLSKGGVDCTHKDFKELRYSDSLTNFNCNGKNGTSNGRITHGFKLKSAYENVLMPYTNYTFDFRGVIDYIFYSRPQLNVLGVLGPLDTNWLFENNIIGCPHPHIPSDHFSLFAQLELVLPYPPLLNEDHLAGHR, translated from the exons ATGCCCAAAGAGAAATACGACCCGCCTGATTCCAGGCGGATGTACACTATCATGTCCAGTGAGGAGGCAAACAGTGGGAAGAAATCCTTCTGGGATGGGCTTGAAATAACTG GTAATGTTCGGAGTCTCAGCTCTGGCCTTTGGTCGCTCACACacctcactgctctgcacctcaGTGAGAACTCCCTGTCACGCATCCCACCTGAAATTGCCAAGCTGAACAACCTTGTGTTCTTGGATCTGTCGTCCAATAAGATCAGGAGCCTGCCAGCAGAGCTTGGCAACATGGTGTCTCTCAG GGAtctgcttttaaataataaccaGTTGCGGGTTCTGCCATTCGAATTGGGGAAATTGTTTCAGTTACAAACACTGGGGTTAAAAG GCAATCCACTCACTCAAGAAGTTATGAGCCTCTATCAGGAGCCAGATGGTACCCGGCGACTGCTAAGCTACCTTTTGGACAATCTTAACGGTGCTATCAAGCGCA TCCCAACAGAGCCACCTCCATCCAGGTCCTGGATTGTGCTGCAGGAGCCTGAAAGAACAAGACCCACAG CCCTGTTAACTGTAATGTGCTACAACGTGTTGTGTGATAAGTACGCCACACGTCAGCTCTACGGCTACTGTCCATCCTGGGCCCTTAACTGGAGCTACAGGAAAAAGTCCATTATGCAGGAGATCCTCAGCTGCAATGCAGATATTATCAGCTTACAG GAAGTGGAGACAGAGCAGTATTACAACTACTTCCTTGTGGAGCTGAGTAAACAGGGATATGATGGATTTTTCAGCCCAAAATCCCGGGCCAGAACCATGTCTGAATCGGACAGGAAACATGTAGATGGATGTGCAATATTCTACAAGACtgaaaa ATTCAGCATGGTGCAGAAACACACAGTAGAGTTTAACCAGCTGGCTATGGCCAATTCAGAGGGCTCTGAGGCTATGTTGAATCGGGTCATGACCAAGGACAACATTGGGGTGGCTGTGTTGCTGGAGCTAAAGAAGGAGTTAATGGAGTTGTCAT GTAAGTCTGTCCATGCTATGGAGAAGCAGCTCCTACTAGTGGCTAATGCTCACATGCACTGGGACCCAGAATATTCTGACGTGAAGCTGGTACAGACCATGATGTTCCTGTCAGAGGTGAAGAATATCATAGACAAAGCCTCCCGCAGTCTGAAGCTCTCCTCCGTGTCGGGAGAAACCAACAGCATCCCTTTGGTGCTTTGTGCTGACCTCAACTCACTTCCTGACTCGG GTGTAGTGGAGTTCCTGAGCAAAGGTGGGGTAGACTGCACTCACAAAGACTTCAAGGAGCTGCGCTACAGTGACAGTCTGACAAACTTCAACTGCAATGGCAAAAATGGCACATCTAATGGGAGGATCACGCATGGTTTCAAGCTAAAGAGTGCCTACGAGAACGTGCTCATGCCTTACACCAATTACACTTTTGACTTCAGA GGTGTCATTGATTACATCTTCTACTCCAGGCCACAACTAAACGTGCTGGGCGTCCTCGGGCCTTTGGACACAAACTGGCTCTTTGAGAACAATATCATTGGTTGCCCACACCCTCACATCCCCTCAGATCACTTCTCCTTGTTTGCACAACTGGAGCTGGTCCTGCCTTATCCTCCCCTTCTCAATGAAGACCACTTAGCTGGACACAGGTAG